A DNA window from Staphylococcus warneri contains the following coding sequences:
- a CDS encoding zinc ribbon domain-containing protein, whose translation MKCPNCGHQVEQDDVFCGECGTKLDRQSKAVTAAENDIQKADSNTQSHHSTQPSSHHTINSTSNASHEQSQSMNQDASFNSMNQHTGSTESSSNSNFNHSQQQQASNNTHQQQFQNQQYQQQHQQFQNQQYQQQPHGYQKQPNQFSEQAKEVTAESKGFFKSAFVDPDREIKSIHTFSFKLLGSLLAIGLILIAIILFLAIPEEVSLFTSESKIVFSIIFSLIILLAAIVGATFAITRLVVVQAIPFKKVLSDFVFINSVTVATLLLSIILLIMEAYTFGTVVLILSFVILVTSGVYLIAKYSGINHTRFSSFYGIIIYLIVIFILMRIFGEVTFSSILESFNETKDSLFDSLFGGGSTF comes from the coding sequence ATGAAATGTCCAAATTGTGGTCATCAAGTCGAACAAGATGACGTTTTTTGTGGAGAATGTGGTACTAAATTAGACCGTCAATCTAAAGCAGTCACAGCCGCTGAAAATGATATTCAAAAAGCAGACTCTAATACACAGTCTCATCATTCAACACAACCATCTAGTCACCACACGATCAATTCAACTAGCAATGCCTCACATGAACAATCACAATCTATGAACCAAGATGCTTCATTTAATTCTATGAATCAACATACTGGATCTACAGAAAGTAGTTCAAACTCAAACTTCAATCATAGTCAACAGCAACAAGCGTCAAACAATACTCATCAACAGCAATTCCAAAACCAGCAATATCAGCAACAACATCAACAATTCCAAAACCAGCAATATCAACAACAACCACATGGTTATCAAAAGCAACCTAACCAATTTAGTGAACAAGCTAAAGAGGTTACAGCTGAAAGTAAAGGGTTTTTCAAAAGTGCCTTTGTAGATCCAGACAGAGAAATTAAAAGTATACATACATTTAGTTTCAAATTATTAGGGTCACTTTTAGCAATTGGATTAATTTTAATAGCGATTATTTTATTCTTAGCTATTCCAGAAGAAGTATCTTTATTTACTTCAGAATCTAAAATTGTTTTTTCTATCATTTTTAGCTTAATTATTTTATTAGCTGCAATTGTAGGTGCAACGTTTGCTATTACTAGATTAGTTGTAGTCCAAGCGATACCATTTAAAAAAGTACTTTCAGATTTTGTATTTATTAACAGTGTAACAGTAGCGACATTATTACTATCAATTATTTTATTAATAATGGAAGCATATACGTTTGGTACAGTCGTTCTCATTTTATCTTTCGTTATACTTGTTACGTCAGGTGTTTATCTTATTGCTAAATATAGTGGTATTAATCACACTAGATTTTCTAGCTTTTACGGTATTATTATTTATTTAATTGTTATTTTCATTTTAATGAGAATATTTGGT